The proteins below come from a single Salvelinus alpinus chromosome 18, SLU_Salpinus.1, whole genome shotgun sequence genomic window:
- the dtwd2 gene encoding tRNA-uridine aminocarboxypropyltransferase 2, translating to MFHTIVMDTTCQGLSDLSLSHPLAPVESANCGSSSSQDDEDVDGFGDLRSLPVDVCERRPTCLRCCRPQKVCLCPFLPVHPLEVSTCLYIVQHPAEESRALRTVPLLAACLPPGKCKVLVGRRFNEERNPELAAVCRDSRTLILYPGPDAQNLEELVQKQDRDQDRMGEQFVRAVGPNVIIIDGTWSQAKDMFLRNTLLHQPKQVQLSRSEQTSQYVIRSQPSNICLSTLECAAVTLSILERNEAIQEVLLKPLQALCSFQLQHGALVHHSKEHLIRHGIYDKQMPTNKRKIKRMENLITNQHICPR from the exons ATGTTCCATACAATTGTAATGGACACAACATGCCAAGGTCTCTCAGATCTTTCCCTAAGCCACCCTCTTGCTCCAGTTGAATCTGCCAATTGTGGCAGCTCTTCTTCGCAAGATGACGAAGACGTGGACGGCTTTGGGGATCTGCGATCTCTGCCTGTAGATGTCTGCGAGAGACGACCCACATGTTTACGATGTTG CCGTCCCCAGAAGGTGTGTCTCTGCCCGTTCCTGCCAGTCCACCCCCTGGAGGTCTCCACGTGTCTGTACATCGTACAGCATCCTGCAGag GAGAGTCGAGCGCTTCGTACCGTTCCTCTCCTTGCTGCGTGTTTGCCCCCAGGAAAATGCAAGGTCTTGGTGGGAAGGAGATTCAATGAAGAGAG GAACCCAGAGCTGGCTGCAGTGTGTCGAGACAGCAGAACCCTGATACTGTACCCGGGACCAGATGCTCAGAACCTGGAGGAGCTAGTCCAGAAACAAGACCGGGACCAGGACAGGATGGGAGAGCAATTTGTGAGGGCAGTGGGACCCAATGTCATCATCATCGATGGCACCTGGAGCCAGGCAAAAGATATGTTCCTCAGAAACACCCTGCTCCACCAGCCCAAACAG GTACAGCTGAGCAGGAGTGAGCAGACTAGCCAGTATGTGATCCGTTCTCAGCCATCTAACATCTGCCTGTCCACCCTGGAGTGTGCTGCTGTCACCCTGTCCATCCTAGAGAGGAACGAAGCAATACAGGAG GTTCTGTTGAAGCCTCTGCAGGCTTTGTGCTCTTTCCAGCTGCAGCATGGGGCCCTGGTCCACCACAGCAAGGAACACCTGATACGACACGGCATTTACGACAAACAGATGCCCACGAACAAACGCAAGATCAAGAGAATGGAGAATCTTATTACTAACCAGCACATCTGCCCTAGATGA
- the LOC139544116 gene encoding cardiomyopathy-associated protein 5 isoform X2: MNTMETVECIRIDPDTLTMLEDDVDITEGVSQINDEVEDLRNSLRLAVQDEAVRPKMQCLMMDPSFSMVTVQGEDSGIQWETSSSRCSTPWGSEAEPTPTVASEFCFPINERSVSPGLGSGMAGKITFVMDEAMMVRRPRMKTSCGGGSRSRADRRGRTPLPTGELVEKPELVEVSLPNVRAEGDGEEEETTDPKEEKKQSLFRLVSEGSEILNIVVPPRLVSIDEEESQVMVDNLSYLEESTFTKPSNEIIEEVFEEDNAPSVGGGDQTVEHTDSSHLTRPDQTDPPGAPVAKQPRRGATSDMDYFETFTQMDEPAPGGPTMIEEGQEEEEADCGEENQQVSEEPEQLQDAAPVTEDLGGSNTGVSGEEISSDHLDEVFYGGMDNMPSKNYLEVEESAVDKSPKSPLKESGSALFGSEETVLTPIFLPSGPPKIINPTLLEEPTAMAFLYTDLYEEAVGSREGVKEEDTESMTSERSFHSRHSDREARGYLEKFVLKDETPLVELEGEPAVEEGFRTWAQELYTLDSFLSHPDDGETEGEIQEFEHDMTDFFRTNASSSPSDDRYIPSLDKEKNHAEPVKEDKHVKADNVLKTVQDAPQLQVVKEVKTTEEENKTQGVVTDLNDPPLSDPESFSERAGGGSVTEPPTDIDLSYKHDAPTVELQTLPPLSDSGTNQEAPKPVAPPRRKPAAPHKSSLKLAPLARAQTPVEILEGGGDRGKEEREEEKEKASPAETADEGEGDGETGQREEEKDMTTPVDGSSSFYQSQITLLSSIATEQVKAEDKKTELAEGHRTTEPPQAEESDSPKPEADPLLTGQDSKTEPAKGEAEPAESAKLEVEPTTGPSQTTPSVPAPVNDPAKVGGGCIIL, translated from the exons ATGAATACAATGGAAACGGTGGAATGTATCAGGATAGATCCAGATACTCTGACAATGCTAGAGGATGATGTGGACATCACTGAGGGAGTCTCCCAAATCAATGATGAGGTTGAGGATCTCCGCAACAG TTTGCGGTTGGCGGTTCAGGATGAGGCGGTGCGTCCCAAGATGCAGTGCTTAATGATGGACCCCTCCTTCTCCATGGTTACCGTGCAGGGCGAGGACAGCGGCATCCAATGGGAGACCAGCTCCAGCCGCTGCTCCACCCCTTGGGGTTCCGAAGCTGAACCCACCCCTACCGTCGCCTCGGAATTCTGCTTTCCCATTAATGAAAGGTCTGTTTCACCTGGATTAGGATCTGGAATGGCAGGTAAAATAACCTTTGTCATGGATGAGGCAATGATGGTGAGGAGGCCAAGGATGAAAACAAGTTGTGGAGGAGGAAGCAGGAGCCGGGCTGACAGACGGGGACGGACTCCTCTGCCCACAG GTGAGTTGGTTGAGAAGCCAGAGCTAGTGGAGGTCTCCCTGCCCAATGTGAGggcagagggagatggggaggaggaggaaacgaCAGATCCCAAAGAGGAGAAGAAGCAGAGTTTGTTCCGCCTGGTGTCAGAAGGCTCAGAGATCCTGAACATCGTGGTTCCTCCCAGGCTGGTGAGCATAGACGAGGAGGAGAGCCAAGTCATGGTGGATAACCTGTCTTACCTGGAGGAATCCACCTTCACCAAACCCAGTAACGAAATCATAGAAGAG GTGTTTGAGGAGGACAACGCACCATCAGTGGGAGGTGGAGATCAAACGGTGGAACACACTGACTCCTCCCATCTCACCAGGCCTGATCAGACTGACCCTCCTGGGGCTCCGGTGGCAAAGCAGCCCAGACGAGGAGCCACCAGCGACATGGACTACTTTGAGACATTTACTCAGATGGATGAGCCTGCTCCAGGAGGCCCCACCATGATTGAagaaggacaggaggaggaggaagcagaCTGTGGAGAGGAAAACCAACAAGTGAGTGAGGAGCCGGAACAGCTCCAAGATGCCGCACCTGTGACCGAAGACTTGGGAGGTTCCAACACAGGCGTTAGCGGAGAAGAAATCTCCAGTGACCATCTAGATGAGGTGTTCTACGGCGGTATGGACAATATGCCTTCTAAGAACTATCTGGAAGTAGAGGAGAGCGCAGTAGACAAGTCACCCAAGTCCCCCCTGAAGGAGAGTGGATCGGCCCTCTTCGGCAGCGAGGAAACCGTCCTCACCCCCATCTTCCTCCCCTCGGGACCCCCCAAAATCATCAACCCCACTCTGCTAGAAGAGCCTACGGCCATGGCCTTCCTTTACACAGACCTGTATGAAGAGGCGGTGGGCAGCAGGGAAGGAGTGAAGGAGGAAGACACTGAGAGTATGACCTCCGAAAGGTCCTTCCACAGCAGACACTCAGACCGGGAGGCCAGGGGGTACCTGGAGAAGTTTGTCCTGAAGGACGAGACTCCCTTGGTGGAGCTGGAAGGGGAACCGGCAGTAGAGGAAGGCTTCAGAACTTGGGCACAGGAATTGTACACGCTGGACAGCTTTCTCTCACACCCTGATGATGGAGAGACAGAAGGGGAGATCCAGGAGTTTGAGCATGACATGACAGATTTTTTCCGTACGAACGCCAGTTCCTCTCCATCTGATGATCGGTACATCCCATCACTGGATAAAGAAAAGAACCATGCAGAACCTGTGAAGGAGGACAAACATGTTAAGGCAGACAATGTTTTAAAGACAGTGCAGGACGCACCTCAGCTTCAAGTGGTTAAAGAAGTGAAAACCACAGAGGAGGAGAACAAGACTCAGGGCGTTGTCACAGATTTAAATGATCCACCACTTTCTGACCCAGAGTCTTTCTCTGAGAGGGCTGGTGGGGGGAGTGTCACTGAGCCCCCCACAGACATAGATCTCTCATACAAACATGATGCTCCCACAGTGGAACTACAAACACTCCCACCTCTGAGTGACAGTGGAACAAATCAGGAAGCTCCAAAGCCAGTAGCCCCCCCTAGAAGGAAGCCAGCTGCACCTCACAAGAGCTCTCTGAAACTAGCGCCACTGGCTCGAGCCCAGACCCCAGTTGAGAtcctagagggaggaggggatagagggaaggaagagagggaggaggagaaagagaaggctTCACCAGCCGAGACTGCTgatgaaggagagggggatggagagacaggacagagggaggaggagaaagataTGACAACACCAGTTGACGGCTCATCCTCATTTTACCAATCCCAGATTACGCTGCTCTCAAGTATAGCTACTGAACAAGTAAAAGCAGAGGATAAAAAGACTGAATTGGCTGAAGGACACAGAACCACAGAACCACCTCAGGCTGAGGAGAGTGACAGCCCCAAGCCAGAGGCTGACCCGTTattgacaggacaggacagtaaaaCAGAACCAGCTAAAGGAGAGGCTGAACCAGCTGAGTCAGCCAAGCTAGAAGTTGAACCTACAACAGGACCTAGCCAGACCACTCCTTCCGTTCCTGCCCCAGTGAATGACCCAGCCAAAGTTGGCGGCGGATGCATCATCCTTTAG
- the LOC139544116 gene encoding cardiomyopathy-associated protein 5 isoform X1 encodes MNTMETVECIRIDPDTLTMLEDDVDITEGVSQINDEVEDLRNSLRLAVQDEAVRPKMQCLMMDPSFSMVTVQGEDSGIQWETSSSRCSTPWGSEAEPTPTVASEFCFPINERSVSPGLGSGMAGKITFVMDEAMMVRRPRMKTSCGGGSRSRADRRGRTPLPTGDDLGELVEKPELVEVSLPNVRAEGDGEEEETTDPKEEKKQSLFRLVSEGSEILNIVVPPRLVSIDEEESQVMVDNLSYLEESTFTKPSNEIIEEVFEEDNAPSVGGGDQTVEHTDSSHLTRPDQTDPPGAPVAKQPRRGATSDMDYFETFTQMDEPAPGGPTMIEEGQEEEEADCGEENQQVSEEPEQLQDAAPVTEDLGGSNTGVSGEEISSDHLDEVFYGGMDNMPSKNYLEVEESAVDKSPKSPLKESGSALFGSEETVLTPIFLPSGPPKIINPTLLEEPTAMAFLYTDLYEEAVGSREGVKEEDTESMTSERSFHSRHSDREARGYLEKFVLKDETPLVELEGEPAVEEGFRTWAQELYTLDSFLSHPDDGETEGEIQEFEHDMTDFFRTNASSSPSDDRYIPSLDKEKNHAEPVKEDKHVKADNVLKTVQDAPQLQVVKEVKTTEEENKTQGVVTDLNDPPLSDPESFSERAGGGSVTEPPTDIDLSYKHDAPTVELQTLPPLSDSGTNQEAPKPVAPPRRKPAAPHKSSLKLAPLARAQTPVEILEGGGDRGKEEREEEKEKASPAETADEGEGDGETGQREEEKDMTTPVDGSSSFYQSQITLLSSIATEQVKAEDKKTELAEGHRTTEPPQAEESDSPKPEADPLLTGQDSKTEPAKGEAEPAESAKLEVEPTTGPSQTTPSVPAPVNDPAKVGGGCIIL; translated from the exons ATGAATACAATGGAAACGGTGGAATGTATCAGGATAGATCCAGATACTCTGACAATGCTAGAGGATGATGTGGACATCACTGAGGGAGTCTCCCAAATCAATGATGAGGTTGAGGATCTCCGCAACAG TTTGCGGTTGGCGGTTCAGGATGAGGCGGTGCGTCCCAAGATGCAGTGCTTAATGATGGACCCCTCCTTCTCCATGGTTACCGTGCAGGGCGAGGACAGCGGCATCCAATGGGAGACCAGCTCCAGCCGCTGCTCCACCCCTTGGGGTTCCGAAGCTGAACCCACCCCTACCGTCGCCTCGGAATTCTGCTTTCCCATTAATGAAAGGTCTGTTTCACCTGGATTAGGATCTGGAATGGCAGGTAAAATAACCTTTGTCATGGATGAGGCAATGATGGTGAGGAGGCCAAGGATGAAAACAAGTTGTGGAGGAGGAAGCAGGAGCCGGGCTGACAGACGGGGACGGACTCCTCTGCCCACAGGTGATGACTTAG GTGAGTTGGTTGAGAAGCCAGAGCTAGTGGAGGTCTCCCTGCCCAATGTGAGggcagagggagatggggaggaggaggaaacgaCAGATCCCAAAGAGGAGAAGAAGCAGAGTTTGTTCCGCCTGGTGTCAGAAGGCTCAGAGATCCTGAACATCGTGGTTCCTCCCAGGCTGGTGAGCATAGACGAGGAGGAGAGCCAAGTCATGGTGGATAACCTGTCTTACCTGGAGGAATCCACCTTCACCAAACCCAGTAACGAAATCATAGAAGAG GTGTTTGAGGAGGACAACGCACCATCAGTGGGAGGTGGAGATCAAACGGTGGAACACACTGACTCCTCCCATCTCACCAGGCCTGATCAGACTGACCCTCCTGGGGCTCCGGTGGCAAAGCAGCCCAGACGAGGAGCCACCAGCGACATGGACTACTTTGAGACATTTACTCAGATGGATGAGCCTGCTCCAGGAGGCCCCACCATGATTGAagaaggacaggaggaggaggaagcagaCTGTGGAGAGGAAAACCAACAAGTGAGTGAGGAGCCGGAACAGCTCCAAGATGCCGCACCTGTGACCGAAGACTTGGGAGGTTCCAACACAGGCGTTAGCGGAGAAGAAATCTCCAGTGACCATCTAGATGAGGTGTTCTACGGCGGTATGGACAATATGCCTTCTAAGAACTATCTGGAAGTAGAGGAGAGCGCAGTAGACAAGTCACCCAAGTCCCCCCTGAAGGAGAGTGGATCGGCCCTCTTCGGCAGCGAGGAAACCGTCCTCACCCCCATCTTCCTCCCCTCGGGACCCCCCAAAATCATCAACCCCACTCTGCTAGAAGAGCCTACGGCCATGGCCTTCCTTTACACAGACCTGTATGAAGAGGCGGTGGGCAGCAGGGAAGGAGTGAAGGAGGAAGACACTGAGAGTATGACCTCCGAAAGGTCCTTCCACAGCAGACACTCAGACCGGGAGGCCAGGGGGTACCTGGAGAAGTTTGTCCTGAAGGACGAGACTCCCTTGGTGGAGCTGGAAGGGGAACCGGCAGTAGAGGAAGGCTTCAGAACTTGGGCACAGGAATTGTACACGCTGGACAGCTTTCTCTCACACCCTGATGATGGAGAGACAGAAGGGGAGATCCAGGAGTTTGAGCATGACATGACAGATTTTTTCCGTACGAACGCCAGTTCCTCTCCATCTGATGATCGGTACATCCCATCACTGGATAAAGAAAAGAACCATGCAGAACCTGTGAAGGAGGACAAACATGTTAAGGCAGACAATGTTTTAAAGACAGTGCAGGACGCACCTCAGCTTCAAGTGGTTAAAGAAGTGAAAACCACAGAGGAGGAGAACAAGACTCAGGGCGTTGTCACAGATTTAAATGATCCACCACTTTCTGACCCAGAGTCTTTCTCTGAGAGGGCTGGTGGGGGGAGTGTCACTGAGCCCCCCACAGACATAGATCTCTCATACAAACATGATGCTCCCACAGTGGAACTACAAACACTCCCACCTCTGAGTGACAGTGGAACAAATCAGGAAGCTCCAAAGCCAGTAGCCCCCCCTAGAAGGAAGCCAGCTGCACCTCACAAGAGCTCTCTGAAACTAGCGCCACTGGCTCGAGCCCAGACCCCAGTTGAGAtcctagagggaggaggggatagagggaaggaagagagggaggaggagaaagagaaggctTCACCAGCCGAGACTGCTgatgaaggagagggggatggagagacaggacagagggaggaggagaaagataTGACAACACCAGTTGACGGCTCATCCTCATTTTACCAATCCCAGATTACGCTGCTCTCAAGTATAGCTACTGAACAAGTAAAAGCAGAGGATAAAAAGACTGAATTGGCTGAAGGACACAGAACCACAGAACCACCTCAGGCTGAGGAGAGTGACAGCCCCAAGCCAGAGGCTGACCCGTTattgacaggacaggacagtaaaaCAGAACCAGCTAAAGGAGAGGCTGAACCAGCTGAGTCAGCCAAGCTAGAAGTTGAACCTACAACAGGACCTAGCCAGACCACTCCTTCCGTTCCTGCCCCAGTGAATGACCCAGCCAAAGTTGGCGGCGGATGCATCATCCTTTAG